The Gemmatimonadaceae bacterium genome includes a window with the following:
- a CDS encoding polysaccharide deacetylase family protein yields MPILEYHLVADSDSRWGRSWHHFAQDLQLLYDHGYRPVTVSQLVDKKLDLPAGTSPVVFTFDDASPGQFRYIEQNGKLEIDSTSAIGIWLAFHAKHPDWGNRATFCMLPAAAAGHAFFGERGIQGQKSAWRFRKVKYLADLGFELCGHTLWHANLAKYSDAVVQEQIARGDMAIDSAVPGYRVRTFALPLGIWPKNRALAKAGSWKDPKTGQVYRYDFDAILEVAGGPNRSPYDPRFNPLSLSRIQVYDNELVRVVDMLDRTHSRFVAGAEPAPGSAAKRK; encoded by the coding sequence GTGCCGATTCTGGAGTATCATCTCGTCGCCGATAGCGACTCGCGGTGGGGTCGCAGTTGGCACCACTTTGCGCAGGACCTGCAACTCCTGTACGACCACGGGTACCGCCCGGTGACGGTATCGCAGCTTGTCGACAAGAAGCTCGACCTTCCGGCCGGCACGTCGCCGGTGGTGTTCACCTTCGATGATGCATCGCCGGGCCAATTCCGGTACATCGAACAAAACGGGAAACTGGAGATCGATTCGACGAGCGCGATCGGGATCTGGCTGGCGTTCCATGCCAAACATCCTGATTGGGGCAACCGGGCCACCTTCTGCATGCTGCCGGCGGCCGCTGCCGGCCATGCGTTTTTCGGTGAGCGGGGCATCCAGGGGCAGAAGTCCGCCTGGCGCTTTAGGAAAGTCAAATACCTGGCCGACCTGGGCTTCGAGCTGTGCGGCCACACGTTGTGGCACGCCAATCTGGCCAAGTACAGCGACGCGGTGGTGCAGGAGCAGATCGCGCGCGGAGACATGGCAATCGACTCGGCGGTGCCTGGCTATCGCGTGCGGACGTTCGCGTTGCCGCTGGGCATCTGGCCCAAGAACCGCGCACTGGCCAAGGCTGGATCGTGGAAAGACCCCAAGACCGGCCAGGTGTATCGCTACGATTTCGACGCGATTCTCGAGGTCGCGGGCGGGCCCAATCGCAGCCCCTACGACCCACGGTTCAATCCACTGAGCCTGAGCCGCATCCAGGTGTACGACAACGAACTCGTGCGCGTGGTGGACATGCTCGACCGGACGCACTCGCGCTTTGTGGCGGGGGCGGAGCCGGCCCCAGGTTCCGCAGCGAAACGGAAATAG